A segment of the Manis javanica isolate MJ-LG chromosome 10, MJ_LKY, whole genome shotgun sequence genome:
AAGCTTTTTGTAAATTGTTCCAAAAACACAGAAGGGCCTACTGTACATTTCACAAGTAAATGCAAACACATTTAATGCTCACAGATGAAAAGAAGagtgtcaggatttcttttttttaaacaagtgcTACTGGGTCAGGCCCCCTCTTTGCCCATATCCCCTAATAAattaatgtgttttaaattttagaagaGCTTGATTAAGTACACTCTGGGAAGATCTGAAAGGAGGCATTAGGACCAAAAACAAGAGATACAACAGTTGTCAAAACTGGCATCCTGCCGAGTCACTGATAATGCAGGGAACTGGCTCAGAACACAGTGCTTCTCATGACAGGAACACCCCTGATGCTTCCAGAAGAGAAATGAGGGGCGGGGGCTGGAGATGCACAGGGTGCCTGGGCAGCTGACATCTCTAGAAATGGAATGTcttcattctgtgtgtgtgtacacacaggtGTCACATGTCTGATGAGTTAAAAACTTACAGCAGGTTGAATCGGACCAAATAAACTTGTCTCTCCTGTTTCTAGAGAAGCACTCAGTCCTCACCAAAGGAAATGGATGAGGCTCCAGAATCTTCCACAACAGCCACGTCCCAGGACTTCCTGGGTCATGTCTAATACCGGTGGGAGGCGTGGCTCTTAAAGATCATCTGCGCTTGGACAAGTTCATGGTTttgagagaaatgagaaaagatgcCCAGGCACCCTCCTTCACCCCAGCACACGTAGCCATACTCAGACCACAGCTCTCAGCCCCATAATCCTCACCTGGAGGGCCCCATGAGCAGCTGCCACAGCTTTAGTACTTGGTAGGCTGGGGGCTATTCCAATGCTTTACAGGCCTCTTCCCACTAAACCTCACAACCATCCAGTAAGAGAGCACTTCTCTGTCCCCACTTTGTGGATGGGAAGCTGCAGCTCAGAAGCCCTAGGCAGCCTGTAGAGCTAGGATTAGAACTCCTGTCCAAAGCCCCATTCTCCCTTgccaggctgcagagagatggGAGAAGCATATGGAACCTCCCTGCTGACCACCCTTCCACCCAGACACCTCTGGTGCCAGGTCACTACCTGCTCTGGCGAACTTGTCTGCCATCTCTTTCCGAACGGGCTTGGTGAGGTTGAAGTAGTCATCATCCTCATCGATGTTCTGGAGGAACAGCGGGATGTGCTGGAAGACAATGGTGTGCTGGCACTTCTGCTGCCTAGCAATGCTCAGTTGCTGCTCCAGCCACTGGTCCTGGGCCCGTTTTAAGGCAGGGCACCTGGAGGCATCGTACAAGAACTGGGAGTTGAGGACGAGGAACAGGACACCCCCAACCCAGAAGCTGAAATAGTCATCTCCCCAAGTCTGGCGGAACTCCACGATGGTCTCGGGAGTGGGGACATTGCCCACATCATGGTTGCCACTGACGAGGACCAGTGGGATCTCTCTGTCCATGTTCCTGAGCACCCGCTGAAGGTCCTCTGTTTGCTCCTTCCGCCAGGGGGCCCCTGAAAGAGTAAGGGTTATGTTTTGAAATGGACGAGGCTGTTGATGCATTTACTAACATAAAATAAGAGAATAATCTAGAAATCCACTCAACCAGGCACAGAGAAACTGCAAGAAGTAGTCAtgtggagaatatatttgtaaatgacatatccaaaaaggggttaatatccaaaatatataaagaacttacacacctcaacacccaaaaagcaagtaacaaatggtcagaggatatgaagagacagttctccaaagaagacattcagatggccaacagacacatgaaaagatgctccacatcactaatcatcagggaaataaaagttaaaaccacaatgagatatcacctcacaccagtaaggatggccagcatcgaaaatactaagaacaacaaatgctggcgaggatgtggagaaaggggaaccctcctacactgctggtgagaatgtaagctaattcaaccattgtgggaagcaatatggaggttcctcaaaaaactcaaaatagaaataccatttgaccccggaatcccactccttggaatatacccaaagaatacaacttcttggattcaaaaagacatatgcatccctatgttcattgcagcactttttacaatagccaagatatggaagcaagctaagtatccatctgtagatgaatggataaagaagatgtggcacatatacacaatggaatactattcagtcataagaaagaaacaaatcctaccatttgcaacaacatggatggagctggaggatattatggtccgtgaaataagccaggtggagaaagacaaatgccaaatgatttccctcatctgtggagtataaagatgaagcaaaactgaaggaacaaaatagcagcagactcagagactccaagaatgaagtaatggttaccaaaggggaggggtgtgggagggcgggtagggaaggagggagaaggggactgaggggtattatgtttaatacacatggtgtgggggatcacggggagaacagtgtatcacagagaagggacatagtggatctctggcaacttgctgtattgatggacagtgactgcattggggtatgggtggagacttgataatatgggtga
Coding sequences within it:
- the CPPED1 gene encoding serine/threonine-protein phosphatase CPPED1 isoform X2, yielding MKAWSTGDCDSGGDEWGQEIRLTEQAVQAVNKLNPKPRFFVLCGDLIHAMPGAPWRKEQTEDLQRVLRNMDREIPLVLVSGNHDVGNVPTPETIVEFRQTWGDDYFSFWVGGVLFLVLNSQFLYDASRCPALKRAQDQWLEQQLSIARQQKCQHTIVFQHIPLFLQNIDEDDDYFNLTKPVRKEMADKFARAGIKAVFSGHYHRNAGGTYQNLDMVVSSAIGCQLGKDTHGLRVVVVTAEKIIHRYYSLDELCEKGIEDDLMDLMKKK
- the CPPED1 gene encoding serine/threonine-protein phosphatase CPPED1 isoform X4; amino-acid sequence: MPCQMREIIWHLSFSTWLISRTIISSSSIHVVANGAPWRKEQTEDLQRVLRNMDREIPLVLVSGNHDVGNVPTPETIVEFRQTWGDDYFSFWVGGVLFLVLNSQFLYDASRCPALKRAQDQWLEQQLSIARQQKCQHTIVFQHIPLFLQNIDEDDDYFNLTKPVRKEMADKFARAGIKAVFSGHYHRNAGGTYQNLDMVVSSAIGCQLGKDTHGLRVVVVTAEKIIHRYYSLDELCEKGIEDDLMDLMKKK
- the CPPED1 gene encoding serine/threonine-protein phosphatase CPPED1 isoform X3 produces the protein MFSRFINIVMREIIWHLSFSTWLISRTIISSSSIHVVANGAPWRKEQTEDLQRVLRNMDREIPLVLVSGNHDVGNVPTPETIVEFRQTWGDDYFSFWVGGVLFLVLNSQFLYDASRCPALKRAQDQWLEQQLSIARQQKCQHTIVFQHIPLFLQNIDEDDDYFNLTKPVRKEMADKFARAGIKAVFSGHYHRNAGGTYQNLDMVVSSAIGCQLGKDTHGLRVVVVTAEKIIHRYYSLDELCEKGIEDDLMDLMKKK